Genomic DNA from Telopea speciosissima isolate NSW1024214 ecotype Mountain lineage chromosome 2, Tspe_v1, whole genome shotgun sequence:
CCCAAACTTATTTGGGATGCTACTAGTATCAAGTTTGGCATAAAGGGAACAAAATTTACACGAGAGAGTTAATCCTGAACATGTAAAGGATATTTTGCGTTTTGAGATGCCATAAAATATAGATAAGAGCAGCCATTGAAAGCCAGAAACAGTCTAAAGACTGAAGGCCGTGTACAAGTTCGAAACCAAGAGGGCACAACAGCATCAGGCCGTAGACCAGCATTCATAAATTACAAAACTAGGGTCTGGATTATGATATCTAAGAGCCTTTCATCGCATGGGTTCTTCATGTATAAGTTCTATAATCAGGCACTAAAAAGGCCTGCCAGTATAAGATAGATCTACTATCAACCGGCTGCACTATGAGTAAAAGGTGGGTGCATAGACTGATAGAAGATACATAGTGAAGATGGGGATTGCACTTTGATAAACAAACGTATAAGTAACCATATGAGAGCATCAGTTTAACagttaaacaaaataaaacaaacatagAAAACAGAGTAAACATTGATCATAACCATTAGTTAAGAAATATGGAAGCTACGACGAAGTGAGAGCACTGTAACTACtatctaaaaccccaaatcgAAGAAACGATAAACCCCCAACACCAACATATCCTCCCCCCCcgccccctcaaaaaaaaaaaaaaaacaaaagagtaaAGAGTGTACAATAAGAccattcaaaattttaaaaccccaaaaccatAAACTCCCAAAGGGAATCACTGATTAAATGATAATGCCAAAGATTCATGAACCAAAACTCCAAATCCATAAAAAATCTGTCGGAGAATTACCTTGTAGAAAAAAGAGAGACtcgaacagagagagagagaagcagtaAGTAATCAAAGGCCGGCGGTGCCCTTCGGAGTGAGACTTGGGAGACTTGTTTTGTGGAGACACTAGAGGAGACGATGACGAAAAGATGAAAGAGAGGAGTTGATGTTTGCAGCGATTAGGTTATGAGCATCAGACGGTTTGACCGGTTTGGACTTGGAGCCAAGGCCAGCGCAAGACGAAGCCCACTACGACCTTGGGATTTAGACTTTTAGAACGCTCAGAGTGAGCCCAACTGAGCAGAACCTTTCAAGCTCACAATTGGGTTGGGAGCCTTATAGGGCTGGCCGGCTGGGCTTAGGCTTCTTGGATTGATTAAGTTTTTGGGAGAAGGATAGGTATGCTAGTGGGGATCATTATCCGCTGTTGTATTCATCTAGCTCTAAGGGAGGAAGACACATAGGATGCTAGCATACGGgtggaagagaaagatagacacatggggtgtTAGTATACGGTATATCACTAGCATATCCAGCCTTTTCCCAATCTTTTACTTTTGAAAGGATAGAACCCAAACGTGGGCTAAGGGTATTCTAGACCGAACTGGAAATGGACAGGAACTTGCCCACCAAGAATTGAAACCGATCCACTCATTAAGTTATTGGTCCGTTTATGAATCCAAATTTCGGAACTGAATAGTGAGTGGAACATGCCGATTTTGGGGACGGGTCTCCCAATGGTTCCAAAATCGAAAAATCAATTTGGAACCGACTGGAATCTAGAACCATTACGACTTGCTTAAAACTTGCATAATAATCATATATTTGGTGTTGgtgatttggattttggatttattGGTATGCTTAGTTTCTACTGTGGAGCTCTACTTTTTTTCTCCTACACACATAGCTCGTGTGCGGTTCATGATTTATGCTAATATCATCATCAAATTTATACCCTTCATATCACATACTTCTCTTTGTATTCCTTTTCTAATATGCAAGTTGTTTCAGGAAACTAAGCACATGATTTAAAGTATCATGTCGTATCGTATTATATCGTATCGATGGATATGTGTCGATATCGATCAGTGTCGATATGATATATGCCGATatgtatcttctttttttttttaaataatgtatcgactgtatcgatatgtattgatCGATAAGAGTCAACACGATATGATACGATTGATACGTATCAATACACTCGATATGTATCAATACACTcgatttgtttggtttttttaaatatatgagaaaattacttggacaccccctatactatgaccattttgcttacgattaccaatgtttgaaacaattacttgacaacCCCCAAAACCTGATAGTGTTTAATtggaaatatccattttacccttataaccATTTCTATTGAAACTTACTAAGTGTAAATTACACATTTGCCCTTTACATGTTTTAAccttgaaaaaccctaaataccCCAAAATGAGGATGTTGCAGTCGTCGGAGAAGAAGCAACCATAGGTCACCGTGTATCAATTTGCAGCCTCAAAGCTTGGAAAATTGGTGAAGTCATGTGCAGACATCTGAGCTCATCACATGGCACTTTGTGCTCAAACATCCATGGAAATAACTActggaatgaaaaaaaaacaattaaaaattatCCAATCTTCTGCAATTGACGAACTATCCAATTTTCTGCAAATCCAAGGAACCCATCTTTCAAATCCttgaaaggaggaggaggaggaagaagaagaagaagagggggtaAATATGTCACTTTACTACaccttaagggtagtttaggtatttacaAAATATTTTAACCCATGGTAACGGTGACTAACTGACGGACAtggctacttgaaagaaatggtaaactacAGGGGGTGtttaagtaattgtttcaaacgttggggaGACTAAGAAATTAGGCCATACTATAGGGGGTGTctaagtaattttctctaaatATATCGATACGTaccaatatgtatcgatacatatgcttttttcacattttacaACAAACACGAACCAGAACCCCCAAAACCCCTTTCCCCCAAAGAGATTTGTTCTTTCTGCTTCACGAACTAAATCTCTACTTTTTCTCCCTTCGAGTCGCGCCACAAAATATGTCAAGTCAAGTCAGATCCACATCGCACTCAAATCCTTGGAATACACGACATACTCAACACTTGAATGGAAAAGtaggttttttcaaaaaacttgatcttttgcttcaaatcttgcattttcattcttttttttgttgctataattcaaggagaataggttcaactaactattagatgcatgctttgtatacatttgcaaagatttgaactcaaatccaccatttttcaTCCAAAATCGAAAATGGCTGCCTAAAGGGTCAATATAGTGCTTATGTACGGTCAATATACAATATCATTctagttgctcttattcttgaagaccTTTATAGATAtgagtttgatccaccccgacattctttatggcaatagagtgactctgcatgtaaaaaatctcatcttttataacaatttcaaagtgccgcatttgtctggttatacattattcacaacTCTTAGTGTCTAtacatgatatatgacatatattgcttgtttatattgttttttatgtccaaaagtgtattttcatgtatattttgatcattttcatgcgtttttGCACCGATTGATATATATCTGCGAtatgatatgatacgatacgatatgtctcttaaaattgCCCGAtcaatacgatacccgataccgatactttaaaccttgactAAGCACTTAATTCCATCATGTTTCCGAGCAACTGCATAGAACCATGGTAATCACCAATTGACTCCACATGAACAAGAGCAATCTTTGAAATAGTGGAATTGGTTGACATCTCTCACAATGATCTCTCGACCATAGATTCTCGACATGAACTTTGCGGTAGTGTGATAGTCTCACAGATGGGAAGGTTCTTTGTCACTCAAAGAATTGTTCCAGGGCTAGTGTTAAGAAGCCCAAAAGCAATGGCCAGATTCTCACTATGTGTACTGAGGCAttgttctttctcctcttcACTAACATCAGACATCACAAAATTAGTATATGACATATATCATGTTGCCTTGATCTGCTTAAGCAAGGCTTCCAACAGCATATAAATTTCCATTGCCTGTGTGTGTGACTTGTTTCTCCGCCAAAAAATTGATGGGCTTTTCCATTGATCTCAATCCAACTACATCCAGGGTTCTTCTTCACACCTTGATTCTTCAAAAGAGTTCTCAAATTGTTCACCTCTTCCCACCTCCCAACTTCAGCATACATGTTTGAAAGCAGAACATAATTCCCATTGTTCTTTGGCTCCAACACAAACAGTTCCTTGGCTGCAATCTTCCCAAGTTCGAAGTTCTTACGTGTTTGGCAAGCAACTAGCAAGGCTTCCCATATGCTTGGACCAGCTTTCATTGGCATTCGATCAACGAGTTCCTTTGCCTCCATCAGATGCTCAACCAGGCCAAAAAAGAGGAAGTGATCTAAAGATAGAAATTCTTTTTTGTCCTCTCACAATGGAAAGAGCCTGAAGGTCTGGAACATCAACTAGGTCTCACTATCCCCTTCTTGGCCATGAGATCACAATATCATTTGCTGATCTTGATTTCTGATGGAAAAAGAAGTTTACCTATTCCTAAATTGAAAAGTTTGCAGAATATATTTAATACTAAACTGAAATATTGTAGAAAGTGGAGAACTAAGTAGCCATTTTCTTTGTGTGGAAGCAGAAGAATGATGGACACAAATAAACAGAACAGCAAAAgcaatcaaaaaacaaaagaaaatatatacatcatttCATTGCAGAAAACATCATAGTATCTGTTCCCAAATTCAAATGGAATATACAGAATACTCACAGTACCATGCTTGCATTGGAAGTGGTGGAGATTTCCATCTTAGTGCTGTTCCTGTTGATGGGACGTACAGGCAGCTTCGGAGTAGCTAGAGCTGCTTCTTGAGCAGCAAGCTTTGCagcttctttcttttcataGAAGGCTCTAATATCTCTCTACTTGAGCAGCAAGTTTTGTTGCTTCATGATTAGTTCATAATGAAGATGGACGGGAAAGATTTCATCACATCGGTATCCAAATATTCTTTTGAGTTATATTTATGAGATGAATGTGTTGATGTCCGAAATCCTTTTAAGCCTATAGAAAGATGATCCTAGGCTTTTGTTCTAAGTCAAAATCGTCCCTGTTAAGTCTTAAAGTACCAGAATATGTATGTTTGTCTTGTTCTTGGATCCTTCATTCTCTATTAAAATTTAACCCCCACATTGTGCTTATGAATTCCCTGGTTGTTTTCTTAATTGATCTTTCCTTCGTTAAAATGCTTCTGTGAACCTCTTTGGACACAATATTTGTTGCCATGCTAATAATGAAAACATTTGCCATCCCCCTCATTACAATAACAAACTCACATGTTCACATGTTGCTACCCTGTAGCTCTTGTGTAGACGAATTTGGAGGCATATATGCACACCTACACTTCTAATTAGAGAAGAAACGCCAACCCAAAACACTCAAGGAGCTCAAAGAAAATCTTTGAACTCACACTGGAACACACAATAACCACTTAACCATTTCAAGAACTACCTCGAAGAATCTAGgtctgtgtttggtatgcattctctaaatagattctgggtctagaaTGTATTCTGAAATCCaattcttctcttctacttCACTTTCCCGCTTTAGAATGTGTTCTAGACCTAGAATCTAttccgagaatgcataccatACATTAGCCTAGaactgaaaaaaataaagaacagatTGTTAAGATCAAATCCAATATGAAGGGCTCCTGAGGACCTTACCACATGGCCAAGAAACAATGTGCAAAAACGAAAGCCAAATAGCAATGAGATTCGACAATCGAATATAATATGATGGCCAATATGATGAAGGTTTATGGAAGCTTTGCAAGTTGCTAAATGCAAATATATTAATGTCATCAAGTAATGGcaatttcaaatctaaaaaacaCATTACCCCATTGAgtccaaaacaaaagaaacgaaAGCCATTTTATTCAGACACACTAAGTTCTTTCCATTAAATTGGGTCCAATTGCAGCCTTCCAATCTGGGTCTGGATAGCCAAGATTCATAATAAACTTGCAGATAACAAACAATGATTTAAGGTTACCACTACAAAAGCTTCAGTCCACCTGTTACATCATCAACCACGTCTGCAGGTCCAAGAATAGACATCACTGTCCGGGAATTTGGAGCAATCTGTGTTCTTCCAGCATCAACTGTAATATGGGTAGGTAACTTGAGTGATTTCGCCCTTTTCTGCAAAACCAGCAACTCTTCCTCACTCTCAATTTTCAGAACCACCTTCACTTGACCACACATCTCCCACCTGTTCAGAGCTTTTGGGGCTCTATGAAGGAGCTTCTTGTAGAGACCCAAAGTTGCATGACTGCATTGGGCGGCAATCTTTCCTTTACCCATCTTTAAGTCATTCCTCACAACTAATACCATCTTGAAGTCTTCGAGAATGTCAGCAAGTTTTTCAATTTCGTGAGATTCAGCAACAGCCGATGCAACATTTTCTCTAGCAGAGGCGAGGAATTGGGTGTGCCTCCGAGTTCCAATTAGGTAACCCAAAGCAAGGCAACCTGCCCCAACCAATAAGGCACTAATCCATGACAGATCCATCAACGAAACCCCTTTTGTTTCTATATAAGATATGCAATGTTAATCATATATTCAGATATCAAATAAGAGAATGAAAGTTGAGAACACACCTTTCTAGGGTCCCAATTTAGCCCTACTCTTTGATGATTTGAGAATGACAGAGCTTGCTCTCAGGACTTGCAAATGACGTAGAGATGAAGCTTCCTAGGCAGTTGTATGAACTCAAGCTGCCTACTTGCTCAGTGGTATTAGAAGATGGATCATTCCAATACTTATTCTTCCAGACTTTCCTTCCCTCCCTCCAAATCCCAACCCCCTTGAATGATTtaacaaagaagagagagagagacagacgtGTGGTGACTGGTGAACGAATGAGTGAAAGAAATGATCGATCAAAATGGTGACTAAAGAAATGATCAATCACAATGGTGACTGTTACTCTGTTCTATGAGACAAAAAGCAAGAGTGGCAGTGGTTAGGTTTTGGAGaagctttatttataaaattttggaaGCTCCAGTCGACAAATTTGGATCCAGGAATAAGTTGAAAAGGTGAAATTTTCGGAATAATTTGTTTTCCAAATTTATGAATTCGGTCAAAAAGCCTGTCAAAAAAGCGGAATATATGTAACTTAGCAAGAATAGCATACTATCAATCCATAAACCAAATCATCAATCCATTATCTAACTTGCAGAAGCAAATGCATCAACACACACAAATATCGGTCCAGTACAAAACATCAGTCCATAAACTGAAAAGAGGAGGGAGGATCTAAGAAAGAATCACATAGACAAAAGGGAAACCATTTATATGGGAAAATAATCTATTTTCTTGTGCACAAATTCTATAAAAATGTTAATGAAATTTAGAATATAACTTCCCTGACTAAGATGTTCATCCTCTTTCTTAAGATCTAATAATACATTTCATAAATAAATGACCCAAGAACCAGAACCAATTGTCTCAGAAATCATCAAAATATGTTAGAGAAGCTTCTACACTCGGTTGTCATTTACAAGTAAAACCTAAGTAATCGACTGTCTTACCCATTAGCAATAGGCTTACGGATTATGAACCCAAACAGAAATAAAACATCGCCCTATTTTGAACAGCCGGAAGTTGTTCAAGATCTCATCTGACCCAGAAAGAATTAACACCGAAATGAATGAGATGACTGACTGTTTATAGTTTCTAACACCAGAAACAGAGATTAAGAACTAAAATACCTGAAGAGAGTCTAGCTTACTAGAGTATTTCAAtcagagaagggggggggggaaaggaaaTAGTGGTTTATGAACAGCCGGAGGTTGAGTTGCAGAGGCAGTCGACCGGTCGTAAGATTCTTCAAAGAGGCAGAGGGGGATTAATCAATCGGAAGAAAAGGACCGAGAGGGCTCAAGGCTCGCCAATGAGAGCGTACGCGGGGCATCGACCAGGAGGGGTGCGACCGTCATTTCAAatccctgtgtctgggcgtagggtTGCGCTCCCGACAGATTTTGTTAATCTGTTCTTTAATTAAACATGGAAAATTATATGCCCTTCCCCTGTACTTTGGCCTAATTACACCTTCTTTTTTTGCATTTTCCCCAATTACATACCCCTCCCttctattttgaaaaaagtTTATTACACTCCTGCCGTTAGCATCCGTCTGTTAAGAACTGACGTGGTGTATATAGATTTTTCATAATCCCTAAACTAACCCTAATCCTTGCGAGATGACCCATTTACGCTtatgattaaaaagaaaaataagaaggaaaagaatgaCTTGCCCTTTCTTCTAACTCtcaacttcatcttcaacctctgaCCCTTGAAATCGCCGGCGACGATTAAGTATCTCATTCTTTTCTGACCGGTCGGAGAAAGATCAATGGAGATGATGCGAATGAGGACAAAGACCAAAGGGATGTCAGTCATGAACAGCAACTCAGGGGCGGTGGTGTCGGTGAACCAGAAGCTGTGCATTGGGAAGTCACACCAGGTGGAATGCTCGTACAGCAGCGGAATCCCGATTCTAGCAGAGCCTCTGTCGTCCCCACCATTAGAGTTAAGGTCAAATACGGCTCTTTTTATCACAaaatctacatcaactctcaaGCTAATTTCGGTCAGTACCAAAGCTTCACTTATTTcccaatcttttcttcttctttccggTACAACCCACTGTATTTTGAAATCATCTCATGGCTGAGCTGCTGCTTATCATTGCAGAGCTTCTTCTTGGTCGGTCTTACACCATTATAGGAGTTTTGGTCCTTTTAATGGTGGTCCACAGAGCCCTGGGTTCCCAATGAATGTCGTTGGTCCTCTCTGTTCACGAGAGCCTCTCTGCGTGAAAGTATAGGGACAAGAAAATTGGGTTTGACTTCATTACCAGAAAACTCAAGGAAGATaatctatttttaatttattgtcCTCTTGAGGATCTAAGACATTAATGGAGTAgtagaagaaagaaatgaacAGGGTGGGCTTGGTAGTATTTTCCTCCTGGGGAAGCACAGGAGCCAGTTGTCGCTGAAATTAGTCACATTTCACCCACCTAACCCCCTGTTCCGGATCACTAGTCCAATATCTCGCGTCAATCCTTTGGAGGGGAAGTTGCAGCAGGAAGGTCTCAGGAGATAGCGTGACTGAAAAGGTGGGAGGTTGCTGGAGGTCAGGGAGTTGCAGCCAGGGAGCTCGCCTTTGGCGTGGCGTTGGAGTTGCAGACAAATCAGAGCAGTACCAAACCCAGAAGAACAGACGAGTTGAAGAGGCAACCAAACAAGAGCCAGAACCATTACTGCCATCGTTTCCGAttctctcccctctcctctcttcaaTTCTATTCTAGGGCCAGTAACCGATTAATGCAGAAAAACAATGGACAAAGTAGATAAATGGTAGTGATTAAAATAAGTGAGTATTAAGTTCACAGTGCTTCACAGATTCAGCACTGCAACCTTTTGCAAATCTGGAAATTAATCACCAGGTAAGTTTTCAATAAGGACTGATTGAGCTGTTGATGAACCAATTGATTAAGTTGGATGGTATCACTGCCGATAGAGATGTGAAAATGCAGGTACAAATGCTTGGAGGTCGTGGAAATGAACAAAGAACAAACCCTAATCGTTATCTTTTGTTagagatgatgaaaagggtagaattggtattacatttttaatattttagtaAAAGGTATTATTGTCTGTTCAAACTATTAATTAACAGCATGTTAACACCATCAGTCAACAAAGGTCAAAGTGTAACTGAAGAAAATGCAGGGAAGGAAGATGTAATTAGACCAAAGTACAGGATAGGGGTATGTAATTTTCTCATTTAACATATGGGGAATAAAATCCTATTCGGTTGTGCAGGCTTAGTCACCACGCCAGACACAAAACCACCTTGGGGCGTTTGGAAAATCCACCTTATCGTTCTTTCTCCTTTAATATGTAAAGGGGAATAGAATGCTATCCGATCGTTTGCCTTGCGTTGCAACCATTTTCAGATGCCCAAGGCAACTTCGGTGCCTAAGCGTGGTTGCCACACTAAGCACAAAACAAAACTGGGTAGTTTTCTTTCTCTCATATGTAAATCATTttggagaaagaacgctacctaggTGCATGTGGTGCATTACCCCCAGACACAAGAGAGTGAGAAATGACCATTGTGCCCTCatggaaaggtgaaaattcccatgggtgcggtggtcattttcacATGCCCCTTGTCTAGGTGCAGGGACAGCACACCACACATGTCCAAGTAGAAAGAATGGGTGTGTACGGTGTGTGGCTCCTGCGCTCAGACACAAGGCAACACGAAATGACCGTTGTGTCTTCAgggatttccatctttccaagGGGGTATGTCATTCATTTCTTGTGTTTGGGTACAGGGGTTGGCATCGCACACTAGCAAGTAGAGCTCTTTCTCCCttatggtctctacacaagcatcttttgcccaatgggtgagcacgcttGGGTATCTATCTAGGGGGCAAAGACGTCATCTCACgatgccctgtgagagggcgtaggaaacaccaccaagtagacatctttttcccattttttaaaattataaatacCTTACAAACCCCAGTACACCGAATATCATGATCCATAGTATGTATGTCCATTTGAATCATCATCATCCCtttgagagggaaaaaaaaagagagctaAAAAACCTGCATAAAATAGAGGTTGAAGAATGTTGGTCTCATCCTTCTCAGATTTCACTTTCTGGCCGTCAACTTTTCGATCAGCCATGGTGAATGTATAGGTCGTCCAAACCTACTTAACCAGCCAAAAAATTACCTTGATCGGACTAATATTGAGACAGATTGACAATGTATAAAGTTCTGAAATTGAGAAAACATGAAAATCTTAGTTTAACCAATTCCATTCAGACCTGCACCACTGCTTCAGAATAGTTCAAGAAATCGGAATCAGCCAGTTCCAATATCCTCCGATCCAATTCTTCAATCCATGATATGAAGGATATGCCAATAATGTTGCTTGAATTGTACACAACAATGTTCATCCTCCTTCAAGAGCAAGACAGCTCTGGATTTGCAAGCAGACTTTATCAGCATTCAGGGGTGAAGTTAGGATTTTCCCATTGGGCAGCCATGGATAAATTAGAAACCACAGCTTGAATTTTAAGAACGTAAAGATGAATTCCATTGTGAACCAAACTTGATCATTAAAAGTTGATAACCCATGGTGAGTTTTGATTTCCCCTTCAAACAAAAGATAATCAAACCTTAGGATCTTAACTCCATCTGAAGGAGTGTACCATAATCTGTTGGAAAAAGGTAAAAGATTCCTGTTCTGTTGTGGGCTTCAGATTGTCATCCTAGctaaattgaaagtaaagcaATATGATTACAACAACAAAACACTTCCTGaccaaaatttatttaaacaAGAACTTTTAGCCCCGTCTCCACAATTTATTCATGACAATTTTCTCTACTCTATCAGTAAATTACAAATCCTCTCTTTGATCAGCTAATTATATCCAGAAAAATCAAGCGATTACTAAAGCTGGCTTCTCAACATAGGTACAAAACAGAAGTATGTCAACCGCCCAAAATGAAACAGTTATATACTTTGGTTAGATCCATTCCTTTGGATTGATGCAGGCATCTAATAGTTTCCATTCTTCACTACCCTCTTCTGGTTGCTgcgaataaaaaaaaatctagttaGTTCAACAAACTTGATCATTACCAAACATGACCGGCcagttaaataaaaaaaattacatggtCATATTCCCATCGCGCTGTGAGTGGGAGAGAAACAAGGATACTCTCAATACGGCCACCTGTCTTTAGTCCAAATGTTGTACCACGATCATAAACCTTCATAGTTCACAAACCAAATGGTCAAGTCGACATAATGCAAGAAAGTGTTAACAATATATCCTTCTCTGAAAGCCTTGCTAATAATAAATATGATTTCACATTCAAGGCAATAGTTATAGTGTTATACCAAATTGAATTCCACATAGCGTCCTCTTCGTAATTGCTGCCATTCCTTGTGCCGATCTGTAAATGGCATATCCTTCCGTCGCTCAATAATTG
This window encodes:
- the LOC122651228 gene encoding pentatricopeptide repeat-containing protein At1g20230-like translates to MEAKELVDRMPMKAGPSIWEALLVACQTRKNFELGKIAAKELFVLEPKNNGNYVLLSNMYAEVGRWEEVNNLRTLLKNQGVKKNPGCSWIEINGKAHQFFGGETSHTHSEEEKEQCLSTHSENLAIAFGLLNTSPGTIL
- the LOC122652854 gene encoding peptidyl-tRNA hydrolase 2, mitochondrial-like, yielding MDLSWISALLVGAGCLALGYLIGTRRHTQFLASARENVASAVAESHEIEKLADILEDFKMVLVVRNDLKMGKGKIAAQCSHATLGLYKKLLHRAPKALNRWEMCGQVKVVLKIESEEELLVLQKRAKSLKLPTHITVDAGRTQIAPNSRTVMSILGPADVVDDVTGGLKLL